TGAAGCTCCCACGTTAGCCCCAAAAGCATCCCCAGCGATCATGATCGATTTCTTTCACGCAGGCCTCGAGGCTCCCGACGAAGGGCTGCTCCTCCCCAGCCTCGTACGGTACCCAACGTCCGTTGGCGCGCTTCCAATAGAGCTGGAGCTTCGGTCCCTTGGAGCGCAGCTGCGCCACCGGAAGCGCCACCTCGCGGCCGTTCCACTCGCTCGTGTAGCGATGCACGATGGTGAATCCCAAGGGTCCGGTCTTGCGCACGTCGATCTTGCCGTGGCCTTGCAGCCGC
The DNA window shown above is from Candidatus Binatia bacterium and carries:
- a CDS encoding DUF3024 domain-containing protein, whose product is MEKFRDEEMADFTAIYVRRALEPRLQGHGKIDVRKTGPLGFTIVHRYTSEWNGREVALPVAQLRSKGPKLQLYWKRANGRWVPYEAGEEQPFVGSLEACVKEIDHDRWGCFWG